The proteins below are encoded in one region of Bacteroides uniformis:
- the xylA gene encoding xylose isomerase: MATKEYFPGIGKIKFEGKESKNPMAFRYYDADKVIMGKKMSEWLKFAMAWWHTLCAEGGDQFGGGTKKFPWNGEADKVQAAKNKMDAGFEFMQKMGIEYYCFHDVDLCEEAETIEEYEANLKEIVAYAKQKQAETGIKLLWGTANVFGHARYMNGAATNPDFDVVARAAIQIKNAIDATIELGGSNYVFWGGREGYMSLLNTDQKREKEHLAQMLTIARDYARARGFKGTFLIEPKPMEPTKHQYDVDTETVIGFLKAHNLDKDFKVNIEVNHATLAGHTFEHELAVAVDNGMLGSIDANRGDYQNGWDTDQFPIDNFELTQAMMQIIRNGGFGNGGTNFDAKTRRNSTDLEDIFIAHIAGMDVMARALESAAKLLEESPYKKMLADRYASFDSGKGKEFEDGKLTLEDLVAYAKANGEPKQTSGKQELYEAIVNMYC, encoded by the coding sequence ATGGCAACAAAAGAGTATTTTCCCGGAATAGGAAAGATTAAATTCGAAGGTAAAGAGAGCAAGAACCCGATGGCATTCCGTTATTACGATGCCGATAAAGTAATCATGGGTAAGAAAATGAGCGAATGGCTGAAGTTCGCCATGGCATGGTGGCACACTCTTTGCGCAGAAGGTGGTGACCAATTCGGTGGCGGAACAAAGAAATTCCCCTGGAACGGTGAGGCTGACAAGGTTCAGGCTGCCAAGAACAAAATGGACGCCGGCTTTGAATTCATGCAGAAAATGGGTATCGAATACTACTGCTTCCACGATGTAGACCTCTGCGAAGAAGCCGAGACCATTGAAGAATACGAAGCCAACTTGAAGGAAATCGTAGCGTATGCCAAGCAGAAACAAGCAGAAACCGGCATCAAACTGTTGTGGGGTACTGCCAACGTATTCGGCCATGCCCGCTACATGAATGGTGCAGCCACCAATCCCGATTTCGATGTTGTGGCACGTGCCGCCATCCAAATCAAAAACGCCATCGACGCTACTATCGAACTGGGAGGCTCAAACTATGTATTCTGGGGCGGTCGCGAAGGCTACATGTCATTGCTGAATACAGACCAGAAGCGTGAGAAAGAGCACCTCGCACAGATGTTGACCATCGCCCGCGACTATGCACGTGCCCGCGGCTTCAAAGGTACCTTCTTGATTGAACCGAAACCGATGGAACCTACAAAACACCAGTATGATGTAGACACCGAAACCGTTATCGGCTTCTTGAAGGCTCACAATCTGGACAAAGATTTCAAGGTGAACATCGAAGTGAACCACGCTACTTTGGCGGGCCACACCTTCGAGCACGAACTCGCAGTAGCCGTAGACAACGGTATGCTCGGCTCCATCGACGCCAACCGTGGTGACTACCAGAACGGCTGGGATACAGACCAGTTCCCCATTGACAACTTCGAACTGACCCAGGCAATGATGCAAATCATCCGTAACGGAGGCTTTGGCAATGGCGGTACAAACTTCGATGCCAAGACCCGTCGCAACTCCACCGACCTGGAAGACATTTTCATTGCCCACATCGCCGGTATGGACGTGATGGCACGTGCACTGGAAAGTGCAGCCAAACTGCTTGAAGAGTCTCCTTACAAGAAGATGCTGGCCGACCGCTATGCTTCCTTCGACAGTGGTAAAGGCAAGGAATTTGAAGATGGCAAACTGACGCTGGAGGATTTGGTAGCTTACGCAAAAGCCAACGGTGAGCCGAAACAGACCAGCGGCAAGCAGGAATTGTATGAGGCAATCGTGAATATGTACTGCTAA
- a CDS encoding xylulokinase encodes MYLLGYDIGSSSVKASLVNAESGKCVSSAFFPKTEAEIIAVKPGWAEQDPGNWWENLKLATQAVLAESGVNAEDIKAIGISYQMHGLVCVDKNQQVLRPAIIWCDSRAVPYGQKAFETLGEETCLSHLLNSPGNFTASKLAWIKENEPSVYEKIHKIMLPGDYIAMKLSGTICTTVSGLSEGMFWDFKNNRVADFLMDYYGFDSSLIADIKPTFSEQGRVNAAAAAELGLKEGTPITYRAGDQPNNALSLNVFNPGEIASTAGTSGVVYGVNGEVNYDPKSRVNTFAHVNHAAGQTRLGVLLCINGTGILNSWVKRTVAPEGISYSDMNLLAAQAPIGSAGISILPFGNGAERMLENKEIGCSIHGINFNQHGKQHIIRAAQEGIVFSFKYGIDIMEQMGIPVQKIHAGKANMFLSPLFRETLAGVTGAVIELYDTDGSVGAAKGAGIGVGIYKDNNEAFATLEKLEVIEPKVADRQAYADAYARWKHWVMC; translated from the coding sequence ATGTATTTATTAGGTTATGACATCGGCAGCTCGTCTGTAAAAGCGAGTCTGGTAAATGCGGAAAGCGGCAAGTGTGTATCGTCTGCCTTCTTCCCCAAGACTGAAGCGGAAATTATCGCAGTGAAGCCCGGCTGGGCAGAGCAAGACCCCGGAAACTGGTGGGAAAACTTGAAACTGGCCACACAAGCGGTATTGGCAGAATCCGGAGTAAACGCAGAAGACATCAAGGCGATCGGTATCTCTTATCAGATGCATGGCTTGGTATGTGTAGATAAAAACCAGCAGGTGTTGCGTCCTGCCATTATCTGGTGCGACTCCAGAGCCGTGCCCTACGGACAAAAGGCTTTCGAAACATTGGGAGAGGAGACTTGCCTTTCACATCTGCTGAATTCTCCGGGCAACTTCACGGCCTCCAAACTGGCTTGGATTAAGGAGAATGAGCCTTCCGTTTACGAAAAGATTCATAAGATAATGCTGCCGGGCGACTATATCGCCATGAAGTTGAGCGGTACCATCTGTACCACGGTGTCCGGTTTGTCCGAAGGGATGTTCTGGGATTTCAAGAACAACCGGGTTGCCGACTTTCTGATGGACTATTATGGATTCGACTCCTCTCTGATTGCCGACATCAAACCGACTTTCTCCGAGCAGGGACGTGTCAATGCTGCTGCAGCCGCAGAGCTGGGTCTGAAAGAAGGTACGCCTATCACTTACCGTGCCGGCGACCAGCCCAACAATGCCCTTTCCCTGAATGTATTCAATCCGGGTGAAATAGCTTCCACCGCCGGAACGTCCGGCGTGGTATACGGCGTGAACGGTGAGGTGAACTACGACCCCAAGTCACGTGTCAACACCTTTGCACACGTCAACCATGCTGCCGGGCAAACCCGTCTGGGTGTTCTGCTGTGCATCAATGGTACGGGCATTCTCAATTCATGGGTAAAACGCACCGTTGCTCCCGAAGGCATCTCCTACAGCGATATGAATCTGCTGGCGGCGCAAGCTCCCATCGGCAGTGCCGGTATCAGTATCCTGCCCTTTGGAAACGGTGCGGAGCGTATGCTGGAGAACAAGGAAATAGGCTGCTCCATTCATGGCATCAACTTCAACCAGCACGGCAAACAGCATATCATCCGTGCAGCGCAGGAAGGTATCGTTTTTTCCTTTAAATATGGAATCGACATCATGGAACAAATGGGCATTCCCGTGCAGAAAATTCATGCAGGCAAGGCTAATATGTTCCTCAGCCCGCTGTTCCGCGAGACATTGGCCGGTGTGACGGGAGCTGTCATCGAACTGTATGATACCGACGGCTCTGTAGGTGCCGCCAAAGGCGCCGGAATCGGTGTGGGCATATACAAGGACAACAACGAAGCATTTGCCACGCTTGAGAAGCTCGAGGTGATAGAGCCGAAAGTGGCAGACCGCCAGGCTTATGCCGACGCATATGCGCGCTGGAAACACTGGGTAATGTGCTAA